A window of Diospyros lotus cultivar Yz01 chromosome 14, ASM1463336v1, whole genome shotgun sequence contains these coding sequences:
- the LOC127790797 gene encoding uncharacterized protein LOC127790797 isoform X3 yields the protein MSVELKLSRFNRIYRPSEPLEGKIIIKLPSSISHNGIRLTLSGSVNLQVRGGSAGVIESLYGVLKPISILNKSVEVRSSGRIGSGTTEIPFSVAMKLQGDENLEAFYETFHGANISIQYLVTVDILRGYLHKSLSATMEFIIESEKANLPDQPALSPEMIMFYITQDTQRHTLLPELKSGGFRVTGKICTQCSLSEAISGELTVEASAVPICSIDIHLFRVESILAGEKIMTETSLIQTSQIADGDVCRNLTLPIYVILPRLLTCPTIYAGQGYQNHGQNLIQELLDCGWQWKMYPWNWLGRSETTGDLWICRTSWGR from the exons ATGTCTGTAGAGCTCAAACTGTCCCGATTCAACCGCATCTATCGCCCTAGC GAACCACTTGAAGGCAAAATCATCATAAAGCTTCCATCGTCGATCTCCCACAATGGAATCCGCCTCACTCTCAGTGGATCAGTCAATTTGCAG gTCCGTGGTGGATCGGCTGGAGTGATCGAGTCCTTGTACGGTGTTCTCAAGCCAATCTCCATTTT GAATAAGAGTGTTGAGGTCAGATCTTCTGGAAGGATAGGTTCAGGTACAACAGAG ATACCATTTTCAGTGGCTATGAAACTTCAAGGAGATGAAAATTTAGAAGCATTTTATGAAACCTTTCATGGAGCAAACATCAGTATCCAG TATCTGGTAACTGTAGATATACTGAGGGGATACCTTCACAAATCATTGTCTGCTACCATGGAGTTCATAATTGAAAGTGAAAAAG CTAATCTCCCTGATCAACCAGCATTATCTCCTGAAATGATCATGTTTTACATTACTCAAGACACACAAAGGCACACATTACTTCCTGAACTGAAATCAG GTGGTTTTCGGGTAACTGGTAAAATTTGCACTCAGTGTTCGTTGTCAGAAGCTATTAGTGGGGAGCTAACAGTTGAAGCGTCTGCAGTTCCTATTTGCTCCATTGACATCCACTTGTTTCGTGTTGAGTCAATTCTGGCTGGGGAGAAAATCATGACTGAAACTTCTTTAATTCAGACTTCACAG ATAGCAGATGGAGATGTTTGTCGTAATTTGACTCTTCCCATCTATGTCATACTTCCCCGTCTTTTGACTTGCCCAACAATATACGCTGG TCAGGGCTATCAAAATCACGGTCAAAATTTGATCCAAGAACTCCTAGACTGTGG GTGGCAATGGAAAATGTACCCCTGGAATTGGTTAGGACGAAGTGAGACCACTGGTGATTTATGG ATTTGCCGAACGTCTTGGGGGAGATAA
- the LOC127790797 gene encoding uncharacterized protein LOC127790797 isoform X2, with amino-acid sequence MSVELKLSRFNRIYRPSEPLEGKIIIKLPSSISHNGIRLTLSGSVNLQVRGGSAGVIESLYGVLKPISILNKSVEVRSSGRIGSGTTEIPFSVAMKLQGDENLEAFYETFHGANISIQYLVTVDILRGYLHKSLSATMEFIIESEKANLPDQPALSPEMIMFYITQDTQRHTLLPELKSGGFRVTGKICTQCSLSEAISGELTVEASAVPICSIDIHLFRVESILAGEKIMTETSLIQTSQIADGDVCRNLTLPIYVILPRLLTCPTIYAGPFSIEFKVLIVVTFQSGLSKSRSKFDPRTPRLWVAMENVPLELVRTK; translated from the exons ATGTCTGTAGAGCTCAAACTGTCCCGATTCAACCGCATCTATCGCCCTAGC GAACCACTTGAAGGCAAAATCATCATAAAGCTTCCATCGTCGATCTCCCACAATGGAATCCGCCTCACTCTCAGTGGATCAGTCAATTTGCAG gTCCGTGGTGGATCGGCTGGAGTGATCGAGTCCTTGTACGGTGTTCTCAAGCCAATCTCCATTTT GAATAAGAGTGTTGAGGTCAGATCTTCTGGAAGGATAGGTTCAGGTACAACAGAG ATACCATTTTCAGTGGCTATGAAACTTCAAGGAGATGAAAATTTAGAAGCATTTTATGAAACCTTTCATGGAGCAAACATCAGTATCCAG TATCTGGTAACTGTAGATATACTGAGGGGATACCTTCACAAATCATTGTCTGCTACCATGGAGTTCATAATTGAAAGTGAAAAAG CTAATCTCCCTGATCAACCAGCATTATCTCCTGAAATGATCATGTTTTACATTACTCAAGACACACAAAGGCACACATTACTTCCTGAACTGAAATCAG GTGGTTTTCGGGTAACTGGTAAAATTTGCACTCAGTGTTCGTTGTCAGAAGCTATTAGTGGGGAGCTAACAGTTGAAGCGTCTGCAGTTCCTATTTGCTCCATTGACATCCACTTGTTTCGTGTTGAGTCAATTCTGGCTGGGGAGAAAATCATGACTGAAACTTCTTTAATTCAGACTTCACAG ATAGCAGATGGAGATGTTTGTCGTAATTTGACTCTTCCCATCTATGTCATACTTCCCCGTCTTTTGACTTGCCCAACAATATACGCTGG TCCATTCTCAATAGAGTTCAAAGTTTTAATTGTTGTCACCTTCCAGTCAGGGCTATCAAAATCACGGTCAAAATTTGATCCAAGAACTCCTAGACTGTGG GTGGCAATGGAAAATGTACCCCTGGAATTGGTTAGGACGAAGTGA
- the LOC127790797 gene encoding uncharacterized protein LOC127790797 isoform X1 — protein sequence MSVELKLSRFNRIYRPSEPLEGKIIIKLPSSISHNGIRLTLSGSVNLQVRGGSAGVIESLYGVLKPISILNKSVEVRSSGRIGSGTTEIPFSVAMKLQGDENLEAFYETFHGANISIQYLVTVDILRGYLHKSLSATMEFIIESEKANLPDQPALSPEMIMFYITQDTQRHTLLPELKSGGFRVTGKICTQCSLSEAISGELTVEASAVPICSIDIHLFRVESILAGEKIMTETSLIQTSQIADGDVCRNLTLPIYVILPRLLTCPTIYAGQGYQNHGQNLIQELLDCGWQWKMYPWNWLGRSETTGDLWEIIMTDLPNVLGEIN from the exons ATGTCTGTAGAGCTCAAACTGTCCCGATTCAACCGCATCTATCGCCCTAGC GAACCACTTGAAGGCAAAATCATCATAAAGCTTCCATCGTCGATCTCCCACAATGGAATCCGCCTCACTCTCAGTGGATCAGTCAATTTGCAG gTCCGTGGTGGATCGGCTGGAGTGATCGAGTCCTTGTACGGTGTTCTCAAGCCAATCTCCATTTT GAATAAGAGTGTTGAGGTCAGATCTTCTGGAAGGATAGGTTCAGGTACAACAGAG ATACCATTTTCAGTGGCTATGAAACTTCAAGGAGATGAAAATTTAGAAGCATTTTATGAAACCTTTCATGGAGCAAACATCAGTATCCAG TATCTGGTAACTGTAGATATACTGAGGGGATACCTTCACAAATCATTGTCTGCTACCATGGAGTTCATAATTGAAAGTGAAAAAG CTAATCTCCCTGATCAACCAGCATTATCTCCTGAAATGATCATGTTTTACATTACTCAAGACACACAAAGGCACACATTACTTCCTGAACTGAAATCAG GTGGTTTTCGGGTAACTGGTAAAATTTGCACTCAGTGTTCGTTGTCAGAAGCTATTAGTGGGGAGCTAACAGTTGAAGCGTCTGCAGTTCCTATTTGCTCCATTGACATCCACTTGTTTCGTGTTGAGTCAATTCTGGCTGGGGAGAAAATCATGACTGAAACTTCTTTAATTCAGACTTCACAG ATAGCAGATGGAGATGTTTGTCGTAATTTGACTCTTCCCATCTATGTCATACTTCCCCGTCTTTTGACTTGCCCAACAATATACGCTGG TCAGGGCTATCAAAATCACGGTCAAAATTTGATCCAAGAACTCCTAGACTGTGG GTGGCAATGGAAAATGTACCCCTGGAATTGGTTAGGACGAAGTGAGACCACTGGTGATTTATGG GAAATCATTATGACAGATTTGCCGAACGTCTTGGGGGAGATAAACTAA